One Alphaproteobacteria bacterium genomic window carries:
- the fabZ gene encoding 3-hydroxyacyl-ACP dehydratase FabZ, producing the protein MRENISLSAEKKQEAPVTLGVQDIKKLIPHRYPMLLVDCVEIVQKSTEGLGIKNVTVNEPYFAGHFPDTPIMPGVLIVEAMAQTAGVIVIHGMDTADQQKMVYFLSIEDARFRKPVLPGDALMLHVTKKQERFNVWRFKGVAKVKNIVHAEATFTAMIANKK; encoded by the coding sequence ATGCGTGAGAATATAAGTTTGTCAGCGGAGAAAAAACAAGAGGCACCTGTAACGTTGGGAGTCCAAGATATTAAGAAACTGATCCCTCATCGTTATCCGATGTTATTAGTGGATTGTGTGGAGATTGTGCAAAAAAGCACAGAAGGTCTGGGAATTAAGAACGTTACGGTTAACGAACCTTACTTTGCTGGACACTTTCCTGATACCCCTATTATGCCAGGTGTTCTCATTGTAGAAGCAATGGCACAAACAGCCGGTGTGATCGTCATTCATGGCATGGATACAGCAGACCAACAAAAGATGGTATACTTTTTATCCATTGAGGATGCAAGGTTCCGCAAACCTGTTTTGCCCGGTGATGCGTTAATGCTCCATGTGACAAAAAAGCAAGAACGATTCAATGTTTGGCGTTTCAAAGGTGTCGCAAAAGTAAAAAATATTGTCCATGCAGAAGCCACGTTTACAGCGATGATTGCGAATAAAAAATGA
- the lpxD gene encoding UDP-3-O-(3-hydroxymyristoyl)glucosamine N-acyltransferase translates to MPHPRFYAKNRTFTLQGVADFIGGDLCQGSVRQASLTQVVNRLASLSDAENCDITFLHNARYVPSLNDAKALACITDKTFIGGGEPKIPCIFHPQPYRAFAKLAACFYAPHPRDLRPRVQNPEGAWVHPGAKVSPQATLSPGVVIQENVIIGSGTHIGAHTVIESGVTIGENCSIGSHVSLQFATLGDGVSLSAGVKIGQAGFGFVMDEKGHVSVPQLGQVIIENHVDIGAGTTIDRGTLTDTIIGEGTRIDNLVQIGHGVQMGRGCVVVAQVGIAGSCILEDHVIIGGQAGIAGHIRIGKGARIAAKSGVMKDIAPGQTVAGLPAVPVTQWHRQTVTLAQMAAPKPVCK, encoded by the coding sequence ATGCCGCACCCCCGCTTTTATGCTAAAAATAGAACGTTTACACTCCAGGGTGTGGCAGATTTTATTGGCGGTGATTTGTGCCAAGGAAGTGTTCGCCAGGCTTCTTTGACACAGGTGGTCAATCGTCTGGCTTCGTTGAGTGATGCTGAGAATTGCGACATCACTTTTCTGCACAATGCACGCTATGTCCCCTCCCTTAATGATGCGAAAGCTCTGGCTTGCATAACAGATAAAACCTTCATTGGAGGAGGGGAGCCCAAAATCCCTTGTATTTTTCATCCGCAACCCTACCGTGCGTTTGCAAAGCTCGCGGCCTGCTTTTATGCGCCTCATCCTCGTGATTTGCGGCCACGTGTTCAGAACCCTGAAGGGGCATGGGTTCATCCGGGCGCAAAAGTTTCCCCACAAGCAACTCTTTCTCCCGGTGTTGTGATCCAAGAAAATGTTATAATTGGTTCAGGCACACACATTGGTGCGCACACTGTCATTGAGAGTGGCGTTACTATTGGTGAAAACTGCTCTATCGGATCGCATGTCTCGTTGCAGTTTGCGACGCTTGGGGACGGTGTGTCCTTGAGTGCTGGTGTAAAAATTGGGCAAGCAGGGTTCGGCTTCGTCATGGATGAAAAAGGGCATGTATCCGTTCCGCAATTGGGGCAGGTAATTATTGAGAATCATGTTGATATTGGGGCGGGGACAACTATTGATCGTGGAACGCTTACGGATACAATCATCGGTGAGGGAACGCGTATTGATAACTTGGTGCAGATTGGTCATGGTGTGCAGATGGGCCGCGGTTGTGTGGTTGTTGCTCAGGTCGGAATCGCAGGTAGTTGTATTCTTGAGGACCATGTGATTATTGGAGGCCAAGCAGGTATTGCGGGGCACATTCGTATCGGAAAAGGTGCGCGTATAGCGGCAAAAAGTGGGGTAATGAAAGATATTGCCCCGGGTCAAACTGTTGCAGGATTACCAGCTGTTCCAGTGACTCAATGGCATCGACAGACTGTGACGCTTGCGCAGATGGCGGCGCCTAAGCCTGTTTGTAAATAG
- a CDS encoding OmpH family outer membrane protein — protein MSPVSASRVGVVDYDKILSEATPFVDAAKVFSEKRDQFYKELGELEKTLSVENKALMSLRKSDPQKFPEAQEAFEKKLKAAHEKLSARKKTLVSLAEKEQSQAHMLFQKALKRVAEQNNIQLILPTNMMSTTFVLYSDQKLDLTNQVIAILGTKEAP, from the coding sequence ATGTCACCAGTTTCCGCTTCACGCGTGGGTGTTGTAGACTACGATAAGATCTTGTCAGAGGCGACTCCATTTGTTGATGCGGCTAAAGTGTTTAGCGAAAAGCGTGATCAGTTTTATAAGGAGTTAGGGGAGCTTGAAAAAACGCTCTCTGTGGAAAATAAAGCGCTTATGTCTTTGCGGAAATCTGACCCTCAGAAATTTCCAGAAGCACAAGAAGCCTTTGAGAAAAAATTAAAAGCGGCGCATGAAAAACTGAGTGCGCGCAAAAAAACGCTTGTTTCTCTTGCAGAAAAAGAACAGAGTCAGGCGCATATGTTATTTCAAAAAGCCCTTAAGCGCGTTGCTGAGCAAAACAATATTCAGCTGATTTTGCCCACCAATATGATGTCAACAACCTTTGTTTTGTATAGTGATCAGAAACTTGATCTGACGAATCAGGTGATTGCAATTTTAGGCACAAAGGAGGCACCGTAA
- the bamA gene encoding outer membrane protein assembly factor BamA, whose product MVGVIKHIFVAALVACSTVSAMRVDAIVIEGNKRIDKATIESYLKIEVGKDHTNDALNDGLKRLYQTNFFADAKLDVKNNKLHIVVVENPLVNRVAIEGNNQIEDKVITPRLDLKPRQVYTLARVKHDAQIIQDLYRLKGYFAAVVTPKVVRKEQNRVDVVFEVKEGKATAIRKIAFNGNRAFGTSKLESVIQTKETRWYRFFTSEDNYDPERLGYDRELLRKFYLEHGYIDFKVTSAIAELTPDHKDFFITFTLDEGGRYAIGDLLARCVIKGVTPEELLKVATFKKGDWYSARRVNDTVIKISNYLGNKGFAFVDVNPEIKKKDGRVVDITFEVSEGPSVYIDQIIIKGNHRTNGDVIRREMLVFEGDPYNAAKIRESERRIKNLGYFKKIEIQREASDQQDKVNLIVDVDEKPSTGEFTFMFGYNTQQGVIGGISAAERNLFGEGKFLGVGLQGGKRSQDITLDYSHPNFTNRPIVAGIRLNMGLEKSVGTVGTHHKGYRNQSLGSEIYMSYELMTDLYQTVTYGISQDKRRNNNQSEVSSFIRAEPSHIVRSYVDQELLWDKTDDRNEPTEGYSISFSNRFYGLGGDANHLRNQCGASFYHPIYEQVILHLNARGGIIAKMGKRVLSADRFTLGGYNFRGFEFDGITVRDKLRPDYSLGGYKYYAGSAEVTMPVPGVPDDLGMKFKTFMDAGTVWDGGYNKTLVHDSSALRLTAGFGLGVRTPMGNIEVTFAWPVRRKSGDESRSFLLKFGN is encoded by the coding sequence ATGGTGGGAGTTATAAAGCATATTTTTGTTGCGGCGTTGGTGGCTTGCTCAACAGTAAGTGCAATGCGTGTTGATGCAATAGTGATTGAAGGCAATAAGCGCATTGATAAGGCTACGATTGAGTCTTACCTGAAAATAGAGGTTGGAAAAGATCATACCAATGATGCTCTTAATGATGGCCTAAAGCGTCTTTATCAGACTAATTTTTTTGCGGATGCCAAACTTGATGTCAAAAATAACAAACTCCACATTGTTGTTGTGGAGAACCCTCTTGTAAACCGTGTTGCGATTGAGGGTAATAATCAGATAGAAGATAAAGTTATTACGCCTCGGCTAGATCTTAAGCCGCGTCAGGTGTATACACTGGCGCGCGTGAAGCACGATGCGCAAATTATCCAGGATTTATATCGACTGAAGGGATACTTTGCGGCCGTTGTGACTCCAAAAGTCGTTCGTAAGGAGCAAAATCGTGTGGATGTTGTTTTTGAAGTTAAGGAAGGAAAGGCAACAGCTATCCGTAAAATCGCCTTCAATGGTAATCGCGCTTTTGGCACATCCAAGCTTGAGTCTGTTATTCAAACAAAGGAGACGCGCTGGTATCGTTTCTTTACTTCTGAAGATAACTACGATCCCGAACGTTTGGGGTATGATCGCGAGTTGTTGCGAAAATTTTATCTGGAGCATGGTTATATCGATTTTAAGGTTACGTCTGCTATTGCGGAACTGACGCCGGATCATAAAGACTTTTTTATCACCTTTACCCTGGATGAGGGTGGGCGTTATGCGATTGGGGATCTTTTGGCACGATGTGTGATTAAAGGTGTGACGCCTGAGGAACTTTTGAAGGTTGCAACCTTCAAAAAAGGAGATTGGTATAGTGCTCGCAGGGTGAATGATACAGTGATTAAGATCTCTAACTATCTTGGGAATAAAGGGTTTGCATTTGTTGATGTCAATCCAGAAATTAAAAAGAAAGATGGTAGAGTTGTTGATATCACTTTCGAAGTTTCTGAGGGTCCCAGTGTTTATATTGATCAGATCATTATTAAGGGGAATCATCGCACCAATGGGGATGTGATTCGTCGAGAGATGCTGGTCTTTGAAGGAGATCCCTACAATGCGGCAAAAATTCGTGAATCTGAGCGCCGTATTAAGAATCTTGGGTATTTTAAAAAGATTGAGATCCAGCGCGAAGCCTCTGACCAGCAAGATAAAGTAAATCTTATCGTGGATGTCGATGAAAAACCATCAACGGGTGAGTTTACCTTTATGTTTGGATATAATACCCAACAGGGAGTTATTGGTGGAATTTCTGCTGCAGAACGCAACCTGTTTGGCGAAGGAAAATTCCTGGGCGTTGGCTTGCAGGGTGGTAAGCGAAGCCAGGATATTACTCTTGACTATTCCCACCCAAACTTTACCAATCGTCCGATTGTTGCTGGTATACGCTTAAATATGGGACTTGAGAAAAGCGTGGGTACTGTGGGAACGCACCACAAGGGGTATCGTAACCAAAGCCTAGGTTCTGAAATTTACATGAGCTATGAGTTGATGACTGATCTTTATCAAACTGTTACGTACGGGATTAGCCAAGATAAGCGCAGAAACAACAATCAGTCAGAAGTTTCAAGCTTTATCCGTGCGGAACCTTCGCACATTGTTCGCTCCTATGTAGATCAGGAGCTTTTATGGGATAAAACGGATGATCGCAATGAGCCCACTGAGGGATATAGTATTAGCTTTTCTAACCGCTTCTACGGCCTTGGAGGGGATGCCAATCATCTTCGCAATCAATGTGGAGCGAGCTTTTATCATCCCATCTATGAGCAAGTCATTCTGCACCTGAATGCTCGTGGTGGTATAATCGCTAAGATGGGCAAGCGTGTTTTAAGCGCGGATAGATTCACTCTTGGCGGCTATAACTTCCGTGGGTTTGAGTTTGATGGTATTACAGTGCGCGATAAGTTGCGTCCGGATTATTCCTTGGGGGGATATAAGTACTACGCGGGATCTGCAGAGGTAACAATGCCTGTTCCGGGGGTCCCTGATGACCTAGGAATGAAGTTTAAAACGTTTATGGATGCAGGAACAGTGTGGGATGGTGGGTATAATAAAACCCTTGTGCACGATAGCTCTGCGCTCCGTTTGACTGCTGGATTTGGTCTGGGTGTTCGTACACCCATGGGTAACATTGAGGTGACCTTTGCGTGGCCTGTGCGCCGGAAATCAGGTGATGAAAGCCGCTCATTCTTGCTCAAGTTTGGTAACTAG
- a CDS encoding site-2 protease family protein — MTSVILSVLPFLLVLTTLVFVHELGHYWVARRHGVHVETFSIGFGPELWGWTDKNQTRWRLSMFPLGGYVRMLSDEDNASNSSPEALKALTPEQLAGALHAKTPWQRIQVAAAGPLANYLFAIFLMWGLMLASGEPVSNPDPVVGRVLVGSAADQGGLRAGDRILAIDGRAVDTFIQMSEIIRSKPETKVNIQVMRNHAELILNTTPSSMDVTAAGSSTKVGVLGVEPQQIFHQHTVVSSGLRACERVVALTVASFSAISQMIFGERSTRELVGPLGIAKKVAELAHTQLTSVLWAMAFLSVSLGFINILPIPLLDGGQIVMYAAEMVNGAPFSERVQTIIGYVGLVVVGLLFFVSTSNDVVRFLG, encoded by the coding sequence GTGACAAGTGTAATTTTAAGTGTTTTGCCGTTCCTGTTGGTGCTTACGACGCTGGTTTTTGTTCATGAGTTAGGACACTACTGGGTGGCGCGCCGCCATGGTGTACACGTAGAGACATTCTCGATTGGTTTTGGCCCCGAACTGTGGGGATGGACAGATAAAAATCAAACACGCTGGCGTCTTTCTATGTTTCCGCTGGGTGGTTATGTGCGTATGCTGAGCGATGAAGATAATGCCAGCAATAGTTCGCCAGAGGCACTGAAAGCCCTGACCCCAGAGCAGTTGGCAGGTGCCTTGCACGCAAAAACACCCTGGCAGCGCATTCAAGTTGCCGCTGCTGGTCCTCTTGCGAACTATCTGTTTGCGATTTTTCTGATGTGGGGCCTTATGCTTGCTTCTGGCGAACCGGTTTCGAACCCTGATCCTGTTGTTGGGCGTGTGCTTGTAGGCAGTGCTGCTGATCAGGGGGGGCTGCGTGCAGGCGATCGTATCCTTGCCATCGATGGTCGGGCTGTGGACACCTTTATCCAGATGTCAGAGATTATTAGGAGTAAGCCTGAAACAAAAGTGAATATTCAGGTAATGCGTAATCACGCAGAACTCATCCTAAATACCACGCCCTCATCGATGGATGTGACAGCTGCTGGGAGTTCGACGAAAGTAGGTGTTTTGGGCGTTGAGCCTCAGCAAATATTCCATCAACACACCGTTGTTTCCTCTGGGTTGCGTGCGTGTGAGCGTGTTGTAGCCCTAACTGTCGCGAGTTTTTCGGCTATTTCTCAAATGATTTTTGGGGAGCGCTCAACACGGGAGCTTGTGGGTCCCTTGGGTATTGCGAAGAAAGTGGCCGAACTTGCACATACACAGCTGACCAGTGTTCTGTGGGCGATGGCTTTTTTGTCTGTTAGTCTTGGTTTTATTAATATCCTCCCTATACCGCTTCTTGATGGTGGGCAGATAGTAATGTATGCCGCTGAGATGGTGAATGGCGCTCCTTTTTCAGAGCGCGTACAAACCATTATTGGGTATGTGGGGCTTGTTGTTGTGGGGTTGCTTTTCTTTGTGAGTACTTCCAATGACGTCGTGCGATTTTTAGGATAA
- a CDS encoding phosphatidate cytidylyltransferase: MVRLHADVFKRVLASFVLMPITLTALYAGGVIATSFVALMFVICLCEVYSVLFLLRSRQSCILLSAWLLYLAISFTGVWRVINDLGSLYLIALTVLTWASDSGGYIVGNLVGGCKFAPYISPNKTWSGAFGSVVFVVVGCTLLVSFGGMDAFETPFHLVFFAIFVSALVQLGDLLESLFKRHLSLKDVSNIIPGHGGVVDRLDGLIMLFFVLGISFWFVPTKQVFCMMGIQSFCGA; the protein is encoded by the coding sequence ATGGTGCGACTCCACGCTGATGTTTTCAAGCGTGTTCTGGCATCGTTTGTGCTGATGCCCATTACACTAACAGCTCTTTACGCAGGAGGAGTAATTGCCACTTCTTTTGTGGCTTTGATGTTTGTGATTTGCCTCTGTGAAGTGTATAGCGTGCTCTTCTTGTTGCGATCACGGCAGTCATGCATTTTATTAAGCGCGTGGTTGTTGTACTTGGCTATCTCCTTTACAGGCGTGTGGCGTGTCATAAATGACCTTGGCTCTTTGTATCTAATTGCGCTGACCGTACTCACTTGGGCCAGTGATAGTGGGGGCTATATTGTGGGAAATCTTGTGGGTGGTTGTAAGTTTGCTCCCTACATTAGCCCGAACAAAACGTGGTCAGGGGCGTTTGGCTCTGTTGTTTTTGTAGTTGTGGGCTGCACTCTGTTGGTTTCTTTTGGGGGTATGGATGCTTTTGAAACCCCTTTTCATTTGGTTTTTTTTGCAATATTTGTGAGTGCTCTTGTGCAGCTGGGCGATCTTCTGGAATCACTGTTCAAACGTCACTTGAGCCTTAAGGATGTCAGTAACATTATTCCGGGGCACGGCGGTGTGGTCGATCGTCTTGATGGCCTTATTATGCTCTTTTTTGTGCTAGGGATTTCTTTTTGGTTTGTACCAACAAAACAGGTATTTTGTATGATGGGTATACAGTCTTTTTGTGGTGCGTGA
- the uppS gene encoding di-trans,poly-cis-decaprenylcistransferase produces MGFPLPNLKTRDESPPHHVAIIMDGNGRWATKRGLPRVEGHRQGAEALRRTVEASIDLGISQLTVFAFSTENWKRTKQEISGLFSLIRFYVKRELNDLIKNGVCLKIIGDYRAFPKDVVQILEDACAKTASFTRIGVCLALNYGGQQDIAAAVKKIALDVEKGKLVPADIGVDTITENLSTAQQNLSAPDLLIRTSGERRLSNFLLWQLSYAEMVFQDVYWPDYNKEHFEDALAQFASRERRYGATPR; encoded by the coding sequence ATGGGGTTTCCTTTACCAAACCTAAAAACGCGGGATGAATCACCCCCCCATCATGTTGCGATTATTATGGATGGAAACGGCCGCTGGGCAACGAAGCGTGGTTTGCCTCGCGTTGAGGGTCATCGTCAGGGGGCTGAGGCTCTGCGTCGCACAGTGGAGGCCTCCATTGATTTGGGAATTTCACAGCTTACTGTCTTTGCTTTTTCCACAGAAAACTGGAAACGTACCAAGCAAGAGATTTCCGGTCTTTTTTCTCTTATCCGTTTTTATGTGAAGCGTGAACTGAATGATCTCATCAAAAATGGTGTGTGTCTGAAAATTATTGGCGACTATAGGGCTTTTCCCAAAGATGTGGTCCAAATTTTGGAGGATGCTTGTGCCAAGACTGCCTCATTTACACGGATTGGCGTGTGTCTTGCCCTCAACTATGGTGGTCAACAAGACATTGCTGCTGCAGTCAAAAAAATAGCATTGGATGTAGAAAAGGGCAAGTTAGTTCCAGCTGATATTGGGGTGGATACGATTACGGAAAATCTTTCCACTGCACAGCAGAATCTTTCCGCGCCTGATTTGCTTATACGCACGAGCGGGGAAAGGCGTTTGAGTAATTTCCTCCTTTGGCAGCTTTCTTATGCAGAGATGGTTTTTCAGGATGTGTATTGGCCTGATTATAATAAAGAGCACTTTGAGGATGCTTTGGCACAGTTTGCGTCAAGAGAAAGGCGTTATGGTGCGACTCCACGCTGA
- the frr gene encoding ribosome recycling factor, with translation MQSESLQNLSTRMEGALESLKKEFNGLRTGRANVNLLEGVRVLAYGTLTPLNQIASVGVPEPRLLAVQVWDASLASAVEKAIRESGLGLNPSAEGAVVRVRIPELSQERRQELVKVAARYAEQARVAVRNVRRDGMETIKKSEKKGDISEDNFRTTSTKIQDLTDDFVKKIDALLVEKEKDILGE, from the coding sequence ATGCAGAGTGAATCTTTACAAAATTTAAGCACGCGTATGGAGGGGGCTCTTGAGTCCCTCAAAAAAGAATTCAATGGGCTTCGCACAGGGCGTGCGAACGTCAACCTCCTTGAGGGCGTGCGCGTTTTGGCATATGGAACGTTGACGCCACTTAATCAAATTGCATCGGTGGGTGTTCCTGAGCCACGGTTACTGGCGGTTCAGGTATGGGATGCGTCTCTTGCAAGTGCCGTGGAAAAAGCAATTCGCGAGTCAGGGCTTGGGCTTAATCCATCGGCCGAAGGCGCTGTTGTTCGCGTGCGTATCCCTGAGTTGAGCCAAGAGCGGCGTCAGGAATTGGTAAAGGTTGCAGCCCGCTACGCAGAACAGGCTCGTGTTGCTGTGCGTAATGTGCGGCGCGATGGCATGGAAACAATCAAGAAGTCAGAAAAAAAGGGTGATATTTCTGAGGATAATTTCCGCACCACATCGACAAAAATTCAAGATTTGACGGATGATTTCGTCAAAAAAATTGATGCCCTTCTTGTTGAAAAAGAAAAAGATATACTCGGGGAATAG
- a CDS encoding UMP kinase: MGSHTYGLDAQMVSQVADDIYALVQSGCQVALVVGGGNIFRGMRGAEMGLERTTSDHMGMLATVINGLAMHAMLTQKGCRSRVLSAVPMPNFCESFTSHRAREYLDSGEVVICAAGSGNPYFTTDTAAVLRAVELTCTLLLKGTKFDGIYTADPAKDVTAEHLSSVSYADVVSKKLHVMDMTAITLAQENALPIAVFSIYKKGQLGKVMNGTAVCTYVS, encoded by the coding sequence ATGGGCTCACACACATACGGTCTTGATGCGCAAATGGTTTCTCAGGTGGCGGATGATATCTACGCTCTTGTACAGTCAGGTTGTCAAGTAGCCCTTGTTGTCGGCGGTGGCAATATTTTCCGGGGTATGCGTGGGGCAGAAATGGGGCTCGAGCGCACAACTTCTGATCACATGGGCATGCTTGCCACAGTCATTAACGGTCTTGCTATGCATGCAATGTTGACGCAAAAGGGCTGTCGTTCGCGTGTTTTGTCGGCAGTGCCAATGCCCAATTTTTGTGAAAGCTTCACCAGCCACCGGGCACGCGAGTATCTTGACTCAGGAGAGGTTGTGATTTGTGCGGCAGGCAGTGGCAATCCATACTTTACTACTGATACGGCCGCGGTTCTTCGGGCGGTTGAGCTTACGTGTACACTGCTTTTGAAGGGGACAAAGTTTGATGGCATTTATACGGCAGATCCTGCAAAAGATGTCACAGCCGAGCATCTTTCATCAGTCTCCTATGCGGATGTTGTGAGTAAGAAATTGCATGTGATGGATATGACGGCTATTACGCTCGCACAAGAAAATGCTCTTCCCATTGCTGTCTTTTCGATATACAAAAAAGGTCAGTTGGGAAAAGTTATGAATGGCACCGCGGTGTGTACCTACGTATCATAG
- a CDS encoding elongation factor Ts, which produces MSITPAMVKELRETTGAGMMDCKKALIESEGVMDAAIDWLRTKGLSAVAKKASRVAAEGLVGVASMGTVAGIIEVNSETDFVARNDTFQGFVRAAAEIVAHNVTEVAALKNKPFPGSERTVGDELTHMIAVIGENMNIRRAHVLSVDTGVVATYVHNAIAEGIGKIGVLVALESTANTAALEDLGRQIAMHIAATRPEAATVAELSEDFIAREKQIFIEQARESGKPDTIIEKMIEGRMRKFYEEVVLVEQSFVMNPDKRVKEVLTDASKDLGAPVALSGFVRFTLGEGIEKKEEDFAAEVAAQLGS; this is translated from the coding sequence ATGTCAATAACACCGGCAATGGTAAAGGAACTACGTGAAACAACGGGTGCGGGGATGATGGATTGCAAAAAAGCACTCATTGAATCGGAAGGTGTTATGGATGCCGCTATCGATTGGTTGCGTACGAAAGGACTTTCAGCGGTTGCGAAGAAAGCCTCTCGTGTTGCGGCAGAGGGCTTGGTTGGTGTGGCATCTATGGGCACTGTTGCGGGAATTATTGAGGTAAATTCAGAAACTGATTTTGTGGCGCGTAATGATACCTTTCAGGGTTTTGTTCGTGCGGCTGCAGAGATTGTGGCGCACAATGTTACGGAAGTTGCTGCACTGAAGAATAAACCGTTTCCTGGATCAGAAAGAACCGTTGGGGATGAGCTCACCCATATGATCGCAGTTATTGGTGAAAATATGAACATTCGTCGGGCGCACGTACTTTCCGTGGATACGGGGGTTGTTGCCACATACGTTCATAATGCTATTGCTGAGGGGATTGGTAAGATTGGTGTTCTTGTGGCGCTGGAGTCAACAGCAAATACGGCCGCGCTGGAGGATCTGGGGCGTCAGATTGCCATGCATATTGCCGCGACGCGTCCTGAAGCAGCCACAGTGGCTGAACTTTCTGAGGATTTTATTGCGCGTGAAAAACAAATTTTTATTGAGCAAGCCCGTGAGTCAGGGAAGCCCGATACGATCATTGAAAAAATGATAGAAGGACGGATGCGCAAGTTTTATGAAGAGGTTGTTCTTGTTGAGCAGTCCTTTGTCATGAATCCGGATAAGCGTGTGAAGGAAGTGCTTACGGATGCGTCCAAGGATTTGGGTGCGCCTGTAGCGTTGTCCGGTTTTGTGCGTTTTACACTGGGTGAGGGCATTGAAAAAAAAGAAGAAGACTTTGCCGCTGAAGTAGCAGCCCAGCTTGGTTCTTAA
- the rpsB gene encoding 30S ribosomal protein S2: MSIPSFTIRDLLTAGVHFGHQPRKWNPKMAPYIFGTRSGIHILNLEKSAPMLFNALRFVHDTVAKGGRVLFVGTKRQASDIVAESAKRCAQYYVNHRWLGGMLTNWNTISQSIRRLNATKEQLALPVLKITKKEQLKLQLEMAKLERNLGGILEMNGAPDVLFVVDVVKEHTAISEARKLGIPIVAITDTNADPESVDFPIPGNDDASRAIDLYCRLMADTIIEGLKKQISASGLDLGARSDLGGDSLGASRPRKAKPAAAINPVTDAADVDAVVSAGESKASQEGSPKASVLEEEPAVEG, translated from the coding sequence ATGAGTATCCCATCATTTACAATTCGTGATTTATTAACGGCAGGTGTGCATTTTGGTCATCAACCACGGAAGTGGAACCCTAAAATGGCCCCGTACATTTTTGGAACACGCAGTGGTATCCACATTTTGAACCTGGAAAAATCAGCACCCATGCTATTTAATGCGCTTCGCTTTGTGCACGATACAGTAGCAAAAGGAGGCCGTGTTCTGTTTGTAGGAACCAAGCGTCAAGCTTCGGATATTGTTGCTGAATCGGCCAAGCGGTGTGCACAGTACTATGTTAACCATCGTTGGTTGGGTGGCATGTTGACCAATTGGAATACTATCTCTCAATCGATCCGTCGATTGAATGCGACAAAAGAACAACTGGCTTTGCCTGTTTTGAAAATCACCAAAAAAGAGCAACTCAAGCTTCAGCTTGAGATGGCAAAGCTCGAGCGTAACCTGGGCGGCATTCTTGAGATGAATGGGGCGCCTGATGTTTTGTTTGTTGTTGATGTTGTGAAGGAGCATACTGCCATTAGCGAGGCGCGAAAGCTTGGGATTCCCATTGTGGCCATAACGGATACAAATGCAGACCCTGAGTCTGTGGACTTTCCAATTCCTGGAAATGATGACGCAAGCCGGGCAATTGATCTTTATTGCCGATTGATGGCGGACACAATTATCGAGGGTCTGAAAAAGCAAATTTCGGCGTCAGGACTTGACCTTGGGGCGCGAAGTGATTTAGGTGGAGACTCCTTAGGGGCCAGCCGCCCACGCAAGGCAAAACCGGCTGCGGCTATAAACCCAGTGACGGATGCGGCAGATGTGGATGCCGTTGTGAGTGCTGGGGAGTCCAAAGCATCTCAAGAGGGGTCACCAAAAGCATCTGTCCTAGAAGAAGAGCCCGCGGTGGAGGGATAA